The DNA sequence GAGGCATGTTTTCGCTTGTTTGCCGCGGTGAAGTCCCATCAACTGTGCCATCGTCATGGCCCGGCGAGTTGTACTCCATGATCTTCGTAGATTTCCAGCTCTGTCGTGATACATACTTTCCATCATGATGCACTCGATGCCCTCTATTGAGTCAGTGAGCTGATCGTTACTTGTCACCATGCTGATGGTTCTCTCCACCGCTCGAGACATTACATCGCGGTATCCAATGGCGTGGTTTTCCAACGGTTTGACGCAGGATGCTGGTACATCTTGGAGAAGCAGACCCAGAAGTACAGCCTTGCGAGCTATTAGAACCGGATGTGCTCCAGGAGGCGGCTTTTGCATTGTATCCACCAACGACGGCTTGCTCGACGCTGAGGGGTTAGGTGACAAGATGCCACCGACTTTGAACAGGAGCTCCATGAACGAGGTTTGGAGAGGAAGCTCCGATATCTGATCCAAGACACTCTTGTCAGGCCATGCCTCCAGAAGTTCAGTTGCGATTCTTCTGAGCTCTGCTGTCTGCCGATTGTCTTCAGACTCCGGATTGCTGGGAAGTGGTGGCTGTTGAAGGTCCGGTGTTCTGTCCTCGGTATCCCTCTGAGCACTATTCAGGGAGTCGATCTTTCTGGCCAGGTTCTCAACCAGAGACTCGACTCGACCGAGACGGCCCTCAGTGTCGCCATTGATGTGCTGTGTAACAACATCAGGAAACTCCTGGCTGAGGCATGTTGACCGTCGTCGTTCACATGCATCACAAACAGAGTTTGTTTCTACCGAAAATATGCATCGTACCTTCCTGCGCTTGCACTCCCAGCAGCTCTTTGTGCCTTTTCGAACTCTGAgcttttttcttgggggcTCGAGATCGCTGATATACGATGGTTCGGAGGTTCTGTTGATCATGTCGAACGCTCAGATACAGAATTTGCGAGCCAACCAGCTTGATGTAAAGGGATTATGAAGGGAGAAGTATATGTTACAGACTTCGACTGAAAAGATGTACTGGATTgcgttgttgtggtgttgagcgtAGGGGAAAGCCGACCCTGAAAATCATTCGCCCGAGCTCTCCCATTTCGGCCGAAGCTCGGCGCAAGCACCGAAGTTGTAACCGAGCATAACCACACCGTCCACATGTCTAAGAGCAATACTTGGGTGAGCTACGGCTTGCTTTCCCAGACCTCAGTCAAAAACTCCTCGGCCCTAGTGAACTCGTAATCTGGAAGCAACCGATTCCACTCATTCGAGACTTTCAGCACTCCAGCAGAGATACCCAGAAGCATTCCAGAAAGGAAGCCCTTTGCCATAGCCTcaactgctgctggagaaagagaggggtGGTCAAccacaggcaaccaagaGCTCTTGACAATCCCGGCTTTGATGTCTTCTGctttgagcttctcgacgaTGAAGGGATCCCCTGTTCCATCATTAGCACCAATTAGTCATAGAAGACAACCATATGAGGAGGACGTACCCCGAATCTTCTCACCAAGCGCGATAATCTCACCAATGGTTACTTCGTCTCCTCTAATACCGCCAACAACAGGCCACTCGCCCTCGTGCTCAACAGCCTTGGCGACGACATTTGCAAGGTCCTTGGCTGTAGTCCAGGTGATTCGCGCGTCCTCACTGTCCTCCAAAATGATAGCTCGGCGGGCGTGAAAGTCGATCTGGGTTTGGAACGGGTGAATGTGCTTGGAGGACTTGTAGGGGTAGCAGAGGTAGTCTGTGAACTGCCCTGGTTGGAAGAAGGTGTACTCGAGCACCTAGATGccagatcatcatcaacagctgACTGAGGTGTGTAGCACTGAGTTGACTtgccttcttgtctttgtttAGCTCGGCGAGATACTCTCGGATCTCTGCCTTGCCGGCATACCACGGGAGATGCTCGAAGCTGGACCTGCAACTAGGTTGTAAATACCCGACGACTCTGTTCGAAGAGGGTGAAAGCTCACGTTGCCCACTCGCTGGGCGCAAAACGTTTAACTCCGGCACGGACCGAGGCATTGATAAGATTCTTCTGAGCAGTGTTCCCCGGGTCTGAGTGGGTGACGATGAAGGATAGGACAGTGTCAACTCCTTGGAGAGTCTCGGACAGTCCATCCAAGTCGCCATAGTCCGTTGTGATCCATGTGATGTTGGGAAAGGCGTTGTTGGAAGAAAGTTCCGCTGTGTCAGTTCTtgtcaagaggaggagcttgtGCTTTCCAGTGGCGACGAGGGCTTCGGTCACCTCTTGGGCGACGTCTGTTGGTTGATGATTAGCCTGCAGTagagggtggatgggatAGACTGAAGAACATACTGCCGGTTGCACCTGCAATAGCGATTTTGACCATGGCGGCTTTTGAAAGAACAAACCTAGTCCATTGCTTCAAGTAAAGTAGACGGTAATGTGTGCTTTTATAAAGATATTCGGCTTCGGTTGATTTGAGTGGCTCGGCCGAAAGCTGGGAACTGGTGACTGCACCTCAGAAATGGACCTCCGACAAGCAGAGTTCTCTTTCGGCCGAAGGTTTAGAGCAAAGGGGGGCCATCTATTGTTTGAATGCCCAGTTAGACTTATAGATGGAAACGCCCAAAGTGGCACGTCGATTCCATGGCCAGGACACTTGGT is a window from the Podospora pseudocomata strain CBS 415.72m chromosome 6, whole genome shotgun sequence genome containing:
- a CDS encoding hypothetical protein (COG:S; EggNog:ENOG503P079) codes for the protein MVKIAIAGATGNVAQEVTEALVATGKHKLLLLTRTDTAELSSNNAFPNITWITTDYGDLDGLSETLQGVDTVLSFIVTHSDPGNTAQKNLINASVRAGVKRFAPSEWATSSFEHLPWYAGKAEIREYLAELNKDKKASQLSATHLSQLLMMIWHLGQFTDYLCYPYKSSKHIHPFQTQIDFHARRAIILEDSEDARITWTTAKDLANVVAKAVEHEGEWPVVGGIRGDEVTIGEIIALGEKIRGDPFIVEKLKAEDIKAGIVKSSWLPVVDHPSLSPAAVEAMAKGFLSGMLLGISAGVLKVSNEWNRLLPDYEFTRAEEFLTEVWESKP